In Zingiber officinale cultivar Zhangliang chromosome 6A, Zo_v1.1, whole genome shotgun sequence, a single genomic region encodes these proteins:
- the LOC121994070 gene encoding rust resistance kinase Lr10-like, producing MSRLLCLLLLLLHASKAKSWAEDLEGNEEEEFIKDCRTNSACRGTDVSYPFRLNSTPAYCGVQGFEASCSAAGDAIISLPDLGPCKLISMNFESVRIKLGDERADQCSLQKLIYANLTGSIYGSYSLVRCPSGIATDSDSIRGPIPCLSNESQGQFVYQVDASASMDLLPSQCEGTGSAVGACVSGIVAVLAALIIVYILKKSEKDKQTRFKVEQFLAAYGDAKPTRYSFSNIRKITKRFKNKLGQGGYGSVYKGELSKGIPVAVKMLEGSKGEGQEFINEVATIGRIHHINIVRLLGFCSERSTRALIYEFMPNESLEKYIFLGQDKGSNKPFNMEKLLNIAIGIARGIKYLHQGCEQRILHFDIKPHNILLDHQLNPKISDFGLAKLCSREISIVTMTAARGTMGYIAPEMYCRNFGTVSYKSDVYSFDMLLLEMIGGRKNHDPEIGKKSEIYYPEWVYDRLVERQDLVLTTEVEEKDGEIMKKLSKVTLWCIQWNPTERPTMTRILHMLTSSEEVHMPPKPFVSNINHDYTN from the exons ATGAGTCGCCTACTCTGCCTTCTACTACTGCTTCTCCATGCTTCCAAAGCCAAGAGTTGGGCTGAGGATCTCGAGGGGAATGAGGAAGAAGAGTTTATCAAGGATTGCCGAACTAATTCCGCCTGCAGAGGAACAGACGTCAGCTACCCCTTTCGCCTGAACTCGACTCCCGCGTACTGCGGCGTTCAGGGCTTCGAGGCATCATGTTCCGCTGCTGGTGACGCCATCATCTCGCTCCCTGATTTAGGACCCTGCAAGCTCATCTCCATGAATTTTGAGTCCGTTAGAATCAAATTAGGAGATGAAAGAGCTGATCAGTGTTCCTTGCAAAAGCTCATCTACGCCAATCTCACCGGTTCAATTTACGGCAGTTATTCGCTGGTGAGATGCCCGAGTGGAATAGCAACAGATTCGGATTCGATTAGAGGACCCATTCCGTGCCTCAGCAATGAGAGTCAAGGGCAGTTTGTTTATCAAGTGGATGCTTCGGCTTCCATGGACCTGCTCCCGTCACAATGCGAGGGCACCGGAAGTGCTGTTG GAGCGTGTGTAAGTGGAATTGTAGCTGTATTAGCAGCTCTCATTATAGTGTACATTTTAAAGAAGTCTGAAAAGGATAAACAAACTCGTTTTAAGGTAGAACAATTTCTAGCAGCATATGGCGATGCAAAACCAACTCGGTATTCTTTTTCAAATATTCGAAAGATCACAAAGAGGTTCAAGAATAAGTTGGGGCAGGGTGGTTATGGAAGTGTGTATAAAGGGGAGCTATCAAAAGGAATTCCGGTTGCCGTTAAGATGCTTGAGGGTTCGAAGGGGGAAGGTCAAGAATTCATCAATGAAGTTGCAACCATTGGAAGGATTCACCACATCAACATTGTTCGCTTGTTGGGATTTTGCTCAGAACGATCAACCCGTGCTTTGATCTACGAGTTCATGCCAAATGAATCTTTGGAAAAGTATATTTTCTTAGGACAAGACAAAGGAAGCAACAAACCATTCAACATGGAGAAATTGTTGAACATTGCGATTGGCATCGCTCGAGGCATCAAGTATTTACATCAGGGATGTGAACAACGCATTttgcattttgatattaaacCACATAACATTCTATTGGATCATCAGTTAAATCCAAAGATTTCAGATTTTGGGCTAGCAAAGCTTTGCTCAAGGGAGATTAGTATTGTGACTATGACTGCTGCGAGAGGTACAATGGGATATATTGCTCCTGAGATGTATTGTAGGAATTTTGGAACAGTGTCATATAAATCTGATGTCTATAGTTTTGACATGTTGTTGTTGGAGATGATAGGAGGCCGAAAAAATCATGATCCTGAAATAGGAAAAAAGAGTGAGATTTATTATCCAGAATGGGTGTACGATCGACTAGTTGAAAGACAAGATTTAGTATTGACAACGGAggtggaagaaaaagatggagaaaTAATGAAGAAGCTCTCCAAGGTGACTTTATGGTGTATTCAGTGGAATCCAACTGAAAGACCTACCATGACTAGAATTCTTCATATGCTTACAAGTTCAGAAGAAGTGCACATGCCTCCTAAACCATTTGTCTCTAATATCAATCATGATTatactaattaa